The stretch of DNA GTAACTTCATTATATGTAATGTCTGATCTATTCTGTGCAGGGATGATCTTGCAAGCATTTCCCATGAAATTGTTGTTAGTCCAAAAAATCCTGTTTGGACGTTTGAGTACTTTTTCTTTTGAGAGGGAGGGGTTGATAAAGTTCTCATTTTCTATAAGACAAAGGGAAGGAGGGGCAGAGAGGTTGTATGCATGGATATCTTCTTGGATGTAATTTTAATCCTTTCAATTTTGTAAAGTTGCATAAAGGATGTGAGCTTTCACTCTAAAATTTAAGGTTATAGATTGCATTATTGTGAGAATATTTAATCATTtcttttcttaccaaataaaaaGTTCATGGGGAAGTGTTAAGAAATTGAGCATTGTTCATCAATAGCCACAATAGTCTTACCACAGGATAATCTGAAGTCTGAATGCGGATAAGTGAAATGAACTGTTTTCATTGGTTAAAACAAGAGATAGCAACAATTATGTTTCCCTAGGTGAATCTGAGTTTTTAAGTCAAATGCTGAGGTTATTTTTCCTCTAGGATGCATGATAATGTGCTGACTCCAATAGATTGATTGAGGCTAATTTAAGTTGAAGTGTTGAACTGACCCCTGATAGTCAATTTCATAACTGGAAAGTTATTACATTTGTCCATCCTTGTGTGATTGAAGATAATAGAAATGTTATTCTTTTTCATAGTTTGTAAAGAAAGATTCTATGGAGCATCATTAACTGTTTTGTCTGCAGGTGTCTTCATGCCACTCCACAAGCACTTTCTGTGAGAAAGGATGATGAAGCATTGGGCTTGAAGACtcaaaaaaaaggaaaattcaagaaaaagCTGAAAAGTACCGCCCCACCTGTTGATAAACCTTACATCCCTCCTAAACATAAAAAACCTGGCAGTTCTCCTGAGAGAACAATTGAGATATTTGAAGGAATGACCATTGTTGAGCTTGCCAAGAGAAGTGGAGAATCAATATCTGTTGTACAGGATATCCTTGTAAATGTGGGGGAGAAAGTTGAATCAGAATTTGACCCTCTCAGTATTGACCTTGCTGAGCTAGTTGCAAtggtaatattttctttttaggaataaattgcatttttccttcctattttttgaaaatttgggTGTGCATATGTGTCAGAAATGGTACCAAGAGATGACTTACGGTTTGTAGTTAATTAGGTGGCCAAGTGGTTGGCCTTTAACTATGGATGTTCCTCTTTTGTAGGATGGTCTTAGTCTCTTTTAGCGTGAAATTAAATCTTTTATCATCCCTTCTTCCTCAAAGCCTCCCCTCTCTCCATTTTCCCCCAATATGCATCCAATTCATTATTAATAGCTCATCACTTAAGATATTAGGCCATTTACTACCTTCCTTCTTTGGTTAGCTTATGTTTTTTCATCTTCCCAGGAAGTAGGAGTTAATGTCAGGAGGCTTCACTCAGATGATGGTGCTGAACTCCTTCCACGTCCTCCAGTTGTCACAGTGATGGGTCATGTTGATCATGGTAAAACATCACTTTTAGATGCTCTGCGATTAACGTCTGTGGCTGCTAAAGAAGCTGGAGGTATAACTCAGCATTTGGGTGCGTTTGTTGTCAGCATGCCTTCAGGAGCATCAATCACATTCCTTGATACTCCTGGCCATGCTGCATTTAGTGCAATGCGAGCCAGAGGTGCAGCAGTAACAGATGTAGTTGTGTTGGTAGTGGCTGCCGATGATGGTGTTATGCCTCAAACACTAGAAGCGATGTCTCATGCAAAAGCAGCTAATGTTCCGATTGTTGTTGCAATCAACAAATGTGATAAACCTTCAGCAGACCCACAAAGAGTGAAAGTCCAGCTCGCTACAGAAGGGCTGCCCTTAGAGGAGATGGGCGGAGATGTTCAGGTTGTTGAAGTTTCTGCAGTAAATAAAACTGGTTTGAATGACTTAGAAGAAGCTTTACTTCTCCAGGCTGAGCTGATGGATCTCAAAGCACGGATTGATGGACCTGCGCAAGCTTACGTAGTTGAAGCAAGGCTTGACAAAGGACGTGGTCCGTTAGCTACTGCCATAGTGAAAAAAGGAACACTAGTTTCTGGGCAGCATGTTGTCGTAGGTGCTGAGTGGGGGAAAATAAGGGCTATTAGGGATATGGTGggaaaattgactgataaggcTAAACCTGCTATGCCCGTTGAGATTGAAGGGTTGAAAGGGCTACCTATGGCTGGTGATGATATTATTGTTGTGCATTCTGAGGAAAGAGCGAGGATGCTAAGTGAAgggaggaaaaagaaaattgaaagagATAGACTAAATAAGAAGGTGGCAGATAGATTaaaagaggaggaagaagaggaatcaGAAGATACAGAAATATTAGAGGGAAACAAAGAGAAGTCCAAACGGGTGGAAATGGCAATCGTAGTAAAAGGAGATGTTCAAGGCACTGTCCAAGCTGTCACAGATGCATTAAAGAGCATGGATTGTCCTCAGGTATGCCAATTAAAAAACTTGCCATTTTTGCTTGTTTGTTCCTAAAAAACCTTAATCCTAACATCTTACAATTTTGTTTATCCAATGTGATGTGTCATAGGTTAATGTGCTGATTGTCCATGGCGGTGTTGGGCCCATCTCTGAGTCTGATGTGGATTTGGCACAGGCGTGTGGGGCATGCATTGTGGGATTCAATGTGAGAAGTCCACCTACTTCTCTGAGTCAGGCAGCAAACAGAGCCGGCATAAAGGTTTTAACTGACCAATCTTCCATAATTGTTTATCACTCTTAAATGTTTCACTATTACTCCACTCGTGAACCTTAAACTACTAAATTAACTCGAAGCTGCAAAAATATTCGATACTTGTGCTAAAGTTCTTGAAACTGCTTGCAGATAATTATGCACCGCGTGATatatcatctactggaggacaTTGGCAAGTTGATCGTTGAAAAAGCTCCCGGTACTTTCGAGACCAAGGTTGCCGGGGAAGCACAGGTGCTGGACATCTTCGAGATCAAAGGGCGAAGCAAAGCCAAGGGAGAGGATGTGAAGATCGCTGGGTGTAGGGTGATCGATGGCCGATTGACAAAATCATCATCAATGAGGCTCCTCAGAAGCGGCGAAGTTATCTTCGAAGGGCCTTGCGCATCCCTGAAGCGTGAGAAGCAGGACGTGGAGACAGTCGGGAAAGGTTCAGAATGCGGGCTGGTGATCAACAACTGGTTCGACTTCCAGGTAGGCGACATAATCCAGTGCTTGGAGCAAGTCAACAGAAAACCAAAGTTCATTTCTTCTGAAAGTGGAGCTGTCAGAATAGAGTGCTGATAATATTATATCATCTCCACAtataattcacaaaatcacatCATAATCTATAGACAGACTCTTGAGCCTGTGCAATTTTGTCGAATagattaaaattttctttagtTTACTACACCAAGGAGAAGCTTCAATCAATATCACCAATGCTTGCAGGCTGCTGCAGTTGGAAACTGCTATGATTACCATTTTTTTGTTAGAAAGAAATGTATAGATATTAATTATGTGTTATTGTTTTTTCaaagatatatttatattgctTAGTTAGGGAATGGATTTGGAACTCCCAATAAATGTGGACTGATTTAGCTTTTGGATTGTAATTGATATGAGAATATTACACATCTGAAATAAGTATGAATCCACTTGCTATTTTAACTGAATTACTCATAACTTGACATCAATTGCTATCTAAGAGTGTTGTTACTTCCCATCAATGCTTGTCCAAGGATCTATTTTGACAAATGCTCATAATTTGTTGGGAGATATGATTGAAGTTGAAATGGATGCTTAACTTATCACTCATGCATTGTGTGTGAAACTTATTCTTTCTTACTTTAGTACTCTTATATAGGATATTAAGTAATTAACTATGACTTTTATGGAGTAACTCATGAGATGCATCAAGAGTTTGGTTTACCGCCCTTCCCTCATTTTTTCTTGATGATATTTcctttaatattaatatggaaAATGCTATTTATCACTCCTGATTTTCACCTCCAAACTTTTTATTTCAGATGTGACTTTAATTCATTGGGTGCCAATGAATTAGTTAAATTATtactaactaataaataaattagtcaaGCATCTTGTTCTCAATTGGCAGATTTTGTGGCGATCAATCCCCGATGGTGGGTATTGATTTATAAGTGgtaatacattttaattttttttttccagaacatccacatttggtcatagtattattgttgcATGGTCATTTTTTATCCTCCATAAGAAAACCACTTAAATTCCGTATAATACAATGACATTTAagtcttgtggtctagtggcacccagtgtcccgattaacactctcacatgggttcgagcctcagtggaagcagttgactctttgtgcttcgtTTTCCGCCCCAATATACGACAGCCTATaaatataaatctaggacaaaaattagaattaattctaaaaaaacCTAATACAAAAGGAGGGTGTAGCATTTAGTTGTTACtttcttttataaataaataaaaactaatttaCAAACGTAACCTTTCCCATAATACTTGTAGTTGAATTTTTGGTCCGGTCTACGTTTTCTACTCCGCGGAAAGGATAACCTTCTCTGGATCCAAGAAAACTCTGCCCAATTCCCCAATTCTTCATACCAGATTTCGCTCGAATCCCTTAAAGTTATGTAAATCCGCAATTGAATCATACTCTGTCGCTGCAAATCACCGGGTATTCCCTCTCGTTCGTGAAATGAACTGATATGTAATCCGTTCTTATTTTCTATGAATTTGTGATTGCATTTGGTCAGTAAAGTGATTGGAGTATACTCTTCGAAGCTCAGAGATCGACGATGGCTAGCTTGGAAATCAGTCCGTATAACAGGTCGGGCTTCATTTCTGATCAACGCATGAAATTCATACCTTATCTACATACATGCATACTTGTATCGGTTTTGAGACCTGGAGATTTTACTTGCCCTTCCCCACAAAATGTGAAATTGCCTTGCCCCAGGCCCCACATTCCCTGACAGGATAGTTTAGGTTAAATCAGTAAATCACAGTAAGTCTATGGCCAGGACCTTTGCATGGCTCCACAAAGGAGTCCACATAGTAATTCTCACTTGCCTTTTGCCCATAAAAGGCAAAATTCTTTGGCCCTAAGCCCCACATCCTGACTAGATAGGATAGTGGAATGCTAAATCACAGTGactcaatggccattaggcatggTGGTGCAAAGGAGCCCACCATATTGGGTGTAACTCTTGAGGGGCTGTGGGTTTGATCTGTGTACTTGCCTACAATCTACTAGCCCACAACCAATTGAGCTGTTCGTGCTGTCTGTGTGGGCACGTGGGTGTTTTACTAATATGATGCGTGTGTATGTAAATGCAGTTTGGTTGCTGCAGTCTCGTATGGGATTGCATCGATGGCTATGGTGTTCATAAACAAGGCTGTGCTTATGGAATATTCTCAGTCAATGACGCTTCTCACTCTTCAGGTGTAGACTCGTTTGTTGTGTGTATATAAgctgaattttaaattttggatcTTTTCGGATGTTGACTAGCTTCCTTCTTTTAATACTAGCAATTAGCATCAACTTTGCTGATTTACTTCGCTAGGGTACTGGGATACACTAAAGCCAAAGGATTTAGCATTGAGACTGCAAAAAGACTTTTCATGGTTTCCTTGTTCTATAATGCGAATGTGGCATTTGCATTAGCAAGCTTGAAAGGAGTAAATATTCCAATGTATATTGCCATCAAAAGGCTTACACCACTCGCTGTATTAGTAGCTGGATTCTTTATGGGAAAGGCAAGACCTACCACTCAGGTTTGTACTTGGACTTCTAGTTTCCTTACTGGATACTGTTCTTGCCAGCATTGGCTactttatacaattatacatttgGGTGGTTTTGATACTTTCCTCTATCTCGTGACATTGTTTCATCTGTAAATGTACATGTGTTTTAGTGGAGTCAGTTTGCTGAATAGCATGGATTGTTactgattttgttttttatactAGGTATTGGCGTATTGCTGAAAATACATAAATGCATATATCTGATTTATTCCTTTTCTGAATCCCATATTTACCGTATTTGACACTTTAACCCTTTAACTTCCAAATTAGCCACCCATCACCAACTATGTGAAGTTAACCGCCATTAGTCCCTCGTTTACTCTTCTTGTTAATTCCTTATGGAGGGACTAATGGTGGATAATTTTGAGTTGCAGGCATACTCTTGAGTGTCCCTAATATCCCACTGATTGTGGGCTCTAAGTTTGCTCTTCTAGTGCACCTTATGCCCTGATAAGCCCCAAAGAGTAACGGCTTAAGAAATATTTATCAAGTTAAATGCATTCTCATGTTCTGAATGAGATTTTAACAACTATAAATGGTGGGACTTGTCATATCAGTTGACAGCAATTTTAGTACTCAATAGGAATATTGATAAATCAACTAGAGAATAATTTACCAAACTTGATTTGGACCATAAGTGATGTGAAACAtgtattctctctctctttctcagaTATCAATTGCTATTGTTCTTAATCCCACCTATCCTGTTCCACACACACTGTGCTTTAGTCTATTCACAGAACCTCTTTCTCActtctttcttcctttcttgttcttctccttctccttctccttcttcttgttcttctttttagatttttctttctttcttcctttattatttttttttttaaaaaaaaatgcaagagACAATTCTAAGAATCTCATGAAGTCTTCTTATATGCGGAGGAGTATATCAGTGAACTTTAAGTTAATATCGGCTCACATCTGGGGATAAACTATAAATGCCTATATAACATTTTTCATGCTTGTTTCTTGTTGTCAAATACCTCGATTACGCATTTCAAATTTATCCTCTCTAGGGCTATTTCTAACCCATCTCTCTTTTCAGGTCATTCTTTCTGTATTGACAACTGCTGCTGGAGTTCTTGTAGCAGCACTGGGAGACTTTTCGTTTGATCTTTTTGGATATAGCATGGCCTTTATTTCCGTTTTCTTTCAGGTCTGTCATTCAGTGCCCATTATTCAGGAGATAGTTCAGAGTGTTCCTTGGCTGAGTTAAGTGCTAaagttttcattttcatttgcaGACCATGTACCTTGTTTTAGTTGAAAGGTCAGGAGCAGAGGATGGGCTTTCATCAGTAGAGATTATGTTCTATAACAGCATTTTGTCTTTACCATTTCTGCTATTCCTTATTATAGCTACAGGAGAGTTTCCAAATTCTTTGTCAATATTAGTTGCAAAGGTTAGATTCCTGGCCCATGTCAATATGTTCAGCAATTGGTAACTTGAATGATATTTAGGAAACATTTCTTTTGTAGATTGAAGAGAAACTTTCTATGTATAAAACACAAATAACACATTTTAACTAAGTAATGTTTAAAGAATGGACTCTAGGGGGCAAccctagccaagttggtcaCTTGGTCAGACTGTTGACTTTGTAACCACAACTTTACAACTTCGACTCCTAACGAgagcggcctattggccttcttggtttgagtcggtcagctatgggcaacctagactggtttacttgtggttctttgccggctaggatcataAGGCAGGGTTTACCTAGTACACACTCTCGGGTAGTGGCTGCGGGTTTCCCTCATCACCCAAAGAGTGGACTGTATAGCCCTTACCTTTAGATATTTGCAGAGCTGGTTGAATTTTTCCATATATCTCCAACTTTAAGGAAGTATACAAAAATCTTAGATATAATAACGTGGTTTGGCTGCAATAGTagaacttcttttctttttttaaatacatacttTCCATATAGATATGCCATGCTCTGTCCACTTCATTTTCTATGATTTACTTTCATGGAGTATTAGTTATCGTTGTTGGTTATTTTGATATtgataagtaataaaactaTCCTAAATAATACTCTTTCTCATTTGATGGAGTACTTTGATATCATTTTAAATTATACTCTTTTTCTCATTTGACAGAGCACTTCAATATCATTCTTTGTCACTCTTCTACTTTCATTGGTGATGGGTATAGTCTTAAATTACACAATGTTTTTATGTACCGTAGTCAACTCCGCCTTAACTACCACAATTGTTGGAGTGCTCAAGGGGGTCGGATCCACGGTGAGTATGATTATAATCCTCGGTCTTTTGTCATTTTGTGCACGCTTGCTGCTTCTTGCCATCATTTTAAGTTATTTATTTTGCGGggaacaaaaccaaagatctTATGAAATCTCGGGTGTCTGATGCAGACCCTAGGCTTTGTGTTGTTGGGAGGAGTTCAAGTGCATGCATTAAATGTCACTGGCCTGGTGATCAACACAGCTGGTGGCTTGTGGTATACATACGCGAAATATCAACAAAAGAAGAACAAGTTGCCCAAGACGATGAATGATATTGAAGCTTATCGAAAATAATACTGAGACACATTGATTCTAAGAGgtttttaactttttctttttgcaacTAGTTTCTTGTTTTTCCAGTCGGCCATTTATGCTACAGAATTCGTATACAACATAATTGCATAGTTTGTTATATGACAGCTTACTGCATTCTTCAATTTGCAGCTATTTTTTGTTAGTCTGATTTGATTGTTCTTAAGTTAGTGAAATTAGGATTTTTCTATGGTACCGATAGTATtaggtatataattatatatattatttttggttaTATCAGGTACGGTTAGCATTGATGTTAATAATACCTGATATAATTAGAtgtataatatatgattttatacGATATGATTTGGTATCAGCCTACAGGCACAATAGAAAAATCCTAAAAATTATTAGTCTTATAATGTGTTTCGACTAAAGGTATAATTTTAGAAAGTATTACATCtatcatatgttttttttgggtgattagGAAAAATTTGTAGTCATTGTCTGAGAATTGAGGGTGTGTAAATAGCACTAGGGGGATATGGGCAAAAGTTGGACTTGTGACTTTCAAGTACGAAAATTTTGCTTCACGACCATTCTTTTCGGGATATCTATCATATGATTTGTTCtgatgaggaaaaaaaaagatgaggAATAGTTGGTGGCATTCTTTTTACATGTTATGTTTGTAGAGAGTTAAAAAATGGAGTAAATGTAGTTTAAATATTGAAAGTTGTTCGTATATTGAATATGAGATATGACAACGACAACAGAAACAACAATTCATTTAtgatagtgttttttttttttaattttttaaagagatTTAAACCCGATTTTGTAATAAAGATatcttatcagtcaattttgacttatttaaacattattaactgtttgattggttaaacaattaatatgagtgtttgattaattaactttttgtaacagcttattattttaaaaagatgctaaaattcaaaaaattgctcaaagtagtttttttaattaactttttgataaagccattttgcatgtaattacagttaacaactaatttaccaaacacttttctacaaatttacaatcagttaatgttatTAACTAGTCAAACCTACTAATCCAATCAACTAACagatatttaccaaacactttctTAACATCTTCTAGATTGCAGCTTTTGAGAAAATGAGATTAATAAACTCTCATATATTGTCTCTTGGATGACTTAAAATATCAATTGCAACATAGATTATGATCTGTGTTAAGtacatcttttatttttattaatcaatttattgagtaatatatatatatatatatatacacacacacacgaacACATAAAAGTATATTGATCCAAACTATGTTGAATAACGATCCAAATAATACATTAAATAAGTTCAAAATAATACAAACACAGTTAATATCACATGCTAATATTGATTTATTTGAGTTTCACAACATTAAGTTTAAATTGGAAGGAGTCACATAAACTAGGAACATCTAACACATCAGACATAAAAATAACCTAGCAAAACCAATAGGCAAACCTGCACCGTTGCCAATATCACCTCCAAGATAATAAACCAGGAACATCTAACACATCAGACATAAAAATAACCTAGCAGAACCAATAGGCAAACCTGCACCGTTGCCAATATCACCTTCCAAGATAATAATCTGGAGCCAATAGAGCAGCAAGACCCGAAGTGATGTGATTCGTTGCACCCGTGTAAGGCAGCCACAACCTGGAATTAAATGCACCGTCACGAGAAGTAAGGCAGCCTCAACCTGGAATTAAATGCACCGTCATGAAAAGCAGGGATCGTCATATGGACTTGCGGTGAAGGAGCATCCCAAAGAGATTGGAGTTGACCCAGAAGACGCATCGAAGAACCAAGAGACTGCTCAATGGATTCCCAGACTTAGCGAGAAGTAGACCGTCTAATTGCTAAATGCATTACTTCCTCAGACAAAGAAGATATAATCATGGAGAGGATGGATTGATCCTGCTGCACCCAAGACGTGTACACTGGATTAAGGATCGCTTCACCAATTGTGGAAAAAGACACGGAAAAGAACCATCAACATAACTAAGTAAATTCTGTCCCCAAAGAAACACCACTAATTGAGTTtgccaaaaaaaagaaaattttgagtGGTAAGCTTAATAGACACAAAATGATGTGCCATAGATAACGAAATAGGAGCCGATGGTGGAGCAACAATGGTGGTCTCGGAGACAATCCGCTCTACAATGGTGGCCTCGGAGACAGTCCGCTCTACAATGGTGGCCTCGGAGACAGTTCGCTCTACAATGGTGACCTCGAGACAGTTCGCTCTACAATATAATGGTGGCCTCAGAGACAGTTCGCTCTACAATGGTGGCCTCAGAGGTAGTCCGCTCTACAATGGTGGCCTTAGAGGGAATGCCACAAAGACAAATCACGCCAAAAAGGAGATGAGTTTTTGACCTGTAATGAAAATTCTACTCATAATGCACGTGCTTTAATTGAATCTTTCAAAAGTGGTTTATCTATGATTGACATACTTCCAACTTCCAAGTTCCTAACAAGTTAATATAAGTCATTTCCCCCCGCATGAGCAACTCGGTTGGTCACAGaagtgaagtttgggaagaaagaagtAGATGTCTCTTTGTGCTTAGAGATCTAGCATGTGTTTAGAGATCTAACTTTCGTGTTCAACCGAGTCCATGGCGTGGACACCCTTGGGATTGCGGTTGGGGATTCCacttttgagaagaaaaaaaaatataagtgaTTTCTCCATCCATCTTTACAATTTTACCATGCAATGGTTGCAAAAAATGTACTCCAATCACCAAATATCTCGTGATTCCCTTAATTAAGGTAACAattttatttgttcatttttaatactttaaaataaaaaccaaaTGATCATTAAGCTAAGCTAGATTGATTAGTGCCTTTTTACATGCATTTTAGGACTTGGGATTAAAAAGCGGCCAAGTTTGCTTGTGTTtgaaatatcacaaaaataagtggttttctattttatacattttaacaCTGTAAAATTACCTTTAAAGCCTCTCAATTGTGGTCATGATATAAATTTAGTCACTAGTTTTTAGCAAAgtgacaatataattaatttgtaggGTTTCAATAACATGAAAGattaagagaaaaaaaagtgaTGCATGTATACAACTTAAAGTAAATTGATAATAAATCAATATTTCAATCATTAATAGCAAAGTGAATCATAAGATATTAATttgtagagaaaaaaaatatcactttttttttggaaatgagAATGTCCATTTATTTCTTGAAATGATGATTTGTCAATTTATTACCGGGTGATACAATGCTGACGTGGTATCCGATGATACCTTATCATATCTCCTTCATAATTTCCATTAAAACATCACCCATTTGgccacttattttttttttaaatatatttttggagACGTGTTTACTTAACAAAATTTGATCATGTTTTTGAAAACATCTTtagttttctgtttttttttttttttgtgtatccTTCCGAT from Ipomoea triloba cultivar NCNSP0323 chromosome 7, ASM357664v1 encodes:
- the LOC116024859 gene encoding uncharacterized protein LOC116024859, with amino-acid sequence MAWRIVGKKGVLSYLKKTLTVTSKEAAASVSSNFDETLKSLPILARCIEGYSLNPVSLLENANAGTNKTSIRCLHATPQALSVRKDDEALGLKTQKKGKFKKKLKSTAPPVDKPYIPPKHKKPGSSPERTIEIFEGMTIVELAKRSGESISVVQDILVNVGEKVESEFDPLSIDLAELVAMEVGVNVRRLHSDDGAELLPRPPVVTVMGHVDHGKTSLLDALRLTSVAAKEAGGITQHLGAFVVSMPSGASITFLDTPGHAAFSAMRARGAAVTDVVVLVVAADDGVMPQTLEAMSHAKAANVPIVVAINKCDKPSADPQRVKVQLATEGLPLEEMGGDVQVVEVSAVNKTGLNDLEEALLLQAELMDLKARIDGPAQAYVVEARLDKGRGPLATAIVKKGTLVSGQHVVVGAEWGKIRAIRDMVGKLTDKAKPAMPVEIEGLKGLPMAGDDIIVVHSEERARMLSEGRKKKIERDRLNKKVADRLKEEEEEESEDTEILEGNKEKSKRVEMAIVVKGDVQGTVQAVTDALKSMDCPQVNVLIVHGGVGPISESDVDLAQACGACIVGFNVRSPPTSLSQAANRAGIKIIMHRVIYHLLEDIGKLIVEKAPGTFETKVAGEAQVLDIFEIKGRSKAKGEDVKIAGCRVIDGRLTKSSSMRLLRSGEVIFEGPCASLKREKQDVETVGKGSECGLVINNWFDFQVGDIIQCLEQVNRKPKFISSESGAVRIEC
- the LOC116024860 gene encoding UDP-galactose/UDP-glucose transporter 7, with the translated sequence MASLEISPYNSLVAAVSYGIASMAMVFINKAVLMEYSQSMTLLTLQQLASTLLIYFARVLGYTKAKGFSIETAKRLFMVSLFYNANVAFALASLKGVNIPMYIAIKRLTPLAVLVAGFFMGKARPTTQVILSVLTTAAGVLVAALGDFSFDLFGYSMAFISVFFQTMYLVLVERSGAEDGLSSVEIMFYNSILSLPFLLFLIIATGEFPNSLSILVAKSTSISFFVTLLLSLVMGIVLNYTMFLCTVVNSALTTTIVGVLKGVGSTTLGFVLLGGVQVHALNVTGLVINTAGGLWYTYAKYQQKKNKLPKTMNDIEAYRK